The region CAACTCGGCAAGGCGCAGGGCAGCGCTCGGGTCACGCTCTGAGGGCTTGAGCACAAAGGTGTTGCCGCAGGCCACCGCCGCCGGAATCATCCACAAGGGCACCATGGCCGGGAAGTTGAACGGCGTGATCCCCGCCACTACCCCCAGCGGCTGGAACACCGACCAACTGTCGATCTCCGGCCCAACGTTGCGGCAGTGCTCGCCCTTGAGCAGGGTGGGAATGGCCGTGGCGAACTCGACATTCTCAATCCCGCGCTGCAATTCGCCGCGGGCGTCGTCCAGGGCCTTGCCGTGCTCGCGGGTGATCAGCGCGCACAGGGCATCGGCGTTGGCCTCCAGCAGGTCGCGCCAGCGGGCCATCACCCGGGCGCGCTTGGCCGGCGGCAGGTCGCGCCACGCCGGAAAGGCGGCCTGGGCGGCGGCAATCGCCGCCTCCACCGTCGCCACACCAGCCAGGGCGACCTGGCCCACAACCTGGGCGGTGGCCGGATTGACCACGTCTTGCAAACGCTCCATCGGCCCCGGCGCCACGGCGTGACCGTTAATCAGGTGAGCAATCAGAGTCATCGGGATATCCAGTATTTTTTAGGAGGGGAGGGGTCTGGGGAGGCCCCGCCTCCCCAGCCTTCCCTTTCATCGCCTAGGCCGTGGCCGCGAGCGCGTCGGAAACCGCGTTCATCAATCCATCAATGTCCGACTTTTCGCTAATGAAGGGCAGCCCGAACTGAAGGGTGTCGCCGCCGTAACGAACGTAATAGCCCGCGTCCCAGCACTTCTTGGCCACGTCCCACGGCCGGCGGGCCGGCTCGCCCGGCAGAGCCGCAACCTGAATCGCCCCGGCCAGCCCACAGGTGCGAATATCCGCCACATGCCGCACGCCTTGGAGGCCGTGCAGGGCATTTTGGAAATAAGGAATCAAGGCCGCCGCCTTGTCGAACAGCTTCTCGCGCTCGAAGATCTCCAACGCCGCCAAACCGGCGGCGCAGGCCACCGGGTGAGCCGAGTAGGTGTAGCCGTGCGGGAACTCGACCAGATACTCGGGCCCGCCATTGTCCATAAAGGTCTGGTAGATCTCGGTCTTGGCAACCACCGCGCCCATGGGCACCGCGCCGTTGGTCAGGCCCTTGGCGATGGTCATCAGGTCGGGGGTCACGCCAAAGGTCTGGGCGGCAAAGGCCTGCCCGGTGCGGCCGAAGCCGGTGATGACCTCATCGAAAATCAGCAGGATGTTGTGCTTGTCGCACAGGGCGCGCAGGCGCTGCAAATAGCCTTGGGGCGGCACCACCACGCCGGCCGAGCCCGAGAACGGCTCGACGATCACCGCCGCGATGTTCGAGGCATCGTGCAGGGCGACCAGTTCCTCCAGGGCGTCAGCCAGTTCGACCCCGCGCTGCGGCAGACCCTGGGTGAAGACGTTTTCCGGCAACAAGGTGTGCGGCAGGTGGTCAGCGTCGATGCCGGTACCGAACAGCTTTCGATTACCGCCGATGCCGCCGACGCTGATGCCGCCATAGTTGACGCCGTGATAGCCCTTGGCGCGGCCGATCAGCTTGGTCTTGGTCGGCTGGCCCTTCAGGCGCCAGTAGGC is a window of Pararhodospirillum photometricum DSM 122 DNA encoding:
- a CDS encoding aspartate aminotransferase family protein, with protein sequence MFDPAQAAGLTREELEAHWMPFTANREFKANPRMIVAADGAHYIDARGRRVFDSLSGLWCCGAGHNRREITEAVSRQIGTLDYSPAFQFGHPDSFRLANKVVALTPPGLDHVFFTNSGSESVDTVLKMVRAYWRLKGQPTKTKLIGRAKGYHGVNYGGISVGGIGGNRKLFGTGIDADHLPHTLLPENVFTQGLPQRGVELADALEELVALHDASNIAAVIVEPFSGSAGVVVPPQGYLQRLRALCDKHNILLIFDEVITGFGRTGQAFAAQTFGVTPDLMTIAKGLTNGAVPMGAVVAKTEIYQTFMDNGGPEYLVEFPHGYTYSAHPVACAAGLAALEIFEREKLFDKAAALIPYFQNALHGLQGVRHVADIRTCGLAGAIQVAALPGEPARRPWDVAKKCWDAGYYVRYGGDTLQFGLPFISEKSDIDGLMNAVSDALAATA